In Corynebacterium guangdongense, one DNA window encodes the following:
- a CDS encoding DedA family protein yields the protein MNLDIHALIDAVSGQPLLLVLFLAVASLLEAGLGLGAVVPGETVVVLGSAVLSSAGWGWVLTGIVLVAVGASLGDHLGFFIGYKAGPPLRNTSLVKSMGRDNWDKAMGFVERQGILPLVIGRQLPGVRTLVSASCGAARISYPRFLAASVIGSTIWSVVWAGGGALFGNLVITYLSPVLPWLIAGWLLILAGVFTYRRIRSRRRSAGHPGSTVVRHVSPAEAEAEERRRASGLDDA from the coding sequence ATGAATCTGGACATCCACGCCCTCATCGACGCCGTCTCGGGGCAACCACTTCTCCTGGTTCTCTTCCTGGCGGTGGCGTCGCTTCTAGAGGCCGGCCTCGGGCTCGGCGCCGTCGTGCCCGGCGAGACCGTCGTCGTCCTCGGCTCCGCGGTCCTCTCCAGCGCAGGCTGGGGCTGGGTGCTCACCGGCATCGTCCTCGTCGCCGTCGGCGCCTCGCTCGGCGACCACCTCGGCTTCTTCATCGGGTACAAGGCCGGCCCGCCGCTGCGCAACACCTCACTGGTGAAGTCCATGGGCCGCGACAACTGGGACAAGGCGATGGGCTTTGTCGAGCGCCAGGGCATCCTGCCGCTGGTCATCGGCCGTCAGCTGCCCGGCGTGCGCACGCTCGTCTCCGCCTCCTGCGGCGCCGCGCGCATCAGCTACCCGCGCTTCCTGGCCGCCAGCGTCATCGGCTCCACCATCTGGTCGGTCGTCTGGGCCGGTGGTGGCGCGCTGTTCGGCAATCTCGTCATCACCTACCTCAGCCCCGTTCTGCCATGGCTGATCGCCGGCTGGCTGCTCATCCTCGCCGGCGTGTTCACCTACCGCCGCATCCGCAGCCGACGCCGCAGCGCCGGTCACCCGGGCTCGACCGTGGTCCGGCACGTCAGCCCGGCCGAGGCTGAGGCCGAGGAGCGGCGCCGCGCCAGCGGGCTTGACGACGCTTGA
- a CDS encoding nucleoside hydrolase, whose translation MTSDSTAASALRPRRVLIDCDPGIDDALALIYLAGLHAQGDIELLGVTTTAGNTSTAQTALNATWVLEQCGFSDEHIPVAAGVEVPLEVELVTTPETHGATGLGYATASGVSPGGEWRELWERALAGGEVDLIITGPCTNLATWLREGHEFADFASVTVMGGAVLYPGNTTPTAEWNFWVDPHAADEVFRAATPGHRITLCPLNVTEQMLIGPGEAEQLIDALGDVPIAATLPEILRFYWEFHRSVGVGYTAQIHDLLTCMIALDQVKYSAYPASLRVEADSELTRGTTLAFRGEQLGGEPTVRVLERADVTSAKKRFYETAAFLD comes from the coding sequence ATGACCTCGGATTCCACCGCCGCGTCAGCACTCCGGCCGCGCCGTGTCCTCATCGACTGTGACCCGGGCATCGACGACGCTCTGGCACTGATCTATCTCGCGGGGCTCCACGCCCAGGGCGACATCGAGCTGCTCGGCGTCACAACCACCGCCGGCAACACCTCCACTGCCCAGACCGCGCTCAACGCGACCTGGGTGCTCGAGCAGTGCGGCTTCAGCGACGAGCACATCCCGGTCGCTGCCGGGGTGGAGGTACCGCTCGAGGTGGAGCTGGTCACCACCCCGGAGACCCACGGCGCCACCGGACTCGGCTACGCCACCGCCTCCGGCGTTTCGCCGGGCGGGGAGTGGCGGGAGCTGTGGGAGCGGGCGCTGGCCGGGGGAGAGGTCGACCTCATCATCACCGGGCCGTGCACCAACCTGGCGACCTGGCTGCGCGAGGGTCACGAGTTCGCCGACTTCGCCTCCGTCACCGTCATGGGCGGCGCCGTGCTCTACCCGGGCAACACCACCCCCACCGCGGAGTGGAACTTCTGGGTCGATCCCCACGCCGCCGACGAGGTGTTCCGCGCCGCGACCCCGGGGCACCGCATCACCCTGTGCCCGCTCAACGTCACCGAGCAGATGCTCATTGGACCGGGGGAGGCGGAGCAGCTCATTGACGCCCTCGGGGACGTGCCCATCGCCGCCACGCTGCCGGAGATCCTGCGCTTCTACTGGGAGTTCCACCGCTCCGTCGGCGTCGGCTACACCGCCCAGATCCACGACCTGCTCACCTGCATGATCGCCCTGGACCAGGTGAAGTACTCCGCTTATCCGGCGTCGCTGCGCGTGGAGGCGGACTCGGAGCTGACCCGGGGCACTACGCTGGCCTTCCGCGGCGAGCAGCTGGGAGGAGAGCCGACCGTCCGCGTGCTGGAACGGGCCGACGTCACCTCCGCGAAGAAGCGCTTTTACGAAACCGCGGCGTTCCTGGACTAG
- a CDS encoding ECF transporter S component: MSQPVTQLTPARRGLAVTGGLIILATWIYLVLVRPTSWESVGGSTEAIITLLGYVGGTIMLLVAVLPVLPARTIGLIPVALVLNIVIGQVVGSVGLPLYLDTVGTVLVAALAGPLAGLTTGALSSVVWGLFNPAALPFAAGSALAGLLAGWAIRHGAFRNILRAILAGLLLGLVTGAIAAPVAAFVYGGTAGVGTGAVVSLLREMGNSLIGSVTLQSFISDPLDKAIVMVIVFLTVRALPKRTLASLQPTHAS; encoded by the coding sequence ATGTCACAACCCGTCACCCAGTTGACCCCCGCCCGGCGCGGTCTCGCCGTCACCGGCGGCCTGATCATCCTCGCTACCTGGATTTACCTGGTGCTCGTGCGCCCGACCTCCTGGGAGTCGGTGGGCGGCTCCACCGAGGCGATCATCACCCTGCTCGGCTACGTCGGCGGCACGATTATGCTGCTCGTCGCCGTGCTGCCGGTCCTGCCGGCCCGCACCATCGGCCTCATCCCGGTGGCCCTGGTGCTCAACATCGTCATCGGGCAGGTCGTCGGCTCGGTCGGCCTGCCGCTCTACCTCGACACCGTCGGCACCGTGCTCGTCGCCGCGCTGGCCGGCCCGCTCGCCGGTCTGACCACCGGCGCGCTGAGCTCCGTCGTCTGGGGACTGTTCAACCCGGCGGCCCTGCCTTTCGCCGCCGGCTCCGCGCTGGCCGGCCTGCTCGCCGGCTGGGCCATCCGCCACGGCGCGTTCAGGAACATCCTCCGCGCCATCCTCGCGGGCCTGCTGCTGGGCCTGGTCACCGGCGCGATCGCCGCCCCGGTCGCGGCCTTCGTCTACGGCGGCACCGCCGGCGTCGGCACGGGCGCGGTCGTCAGCCTGCTGCGCGAGATGGGCAACTCGCTCATCGGCTCGGTGACCTTGCAGTCCTTCATCTCCGACCCGCTGGACAAGGCGATTGTGATGGTGATCGTCTTCCTCACGGTCCGGGCCCTGCCGAAGCGGACCCTCGCCAGCCTGCAGCCGACACATGCGTCTTAA
- a CDS encoding energy-coupling factor transporter transmembrane component T family protein, translated as MRLNPLTWLVLALSTMAAVLLVDDPRFSTLVAALALTLATAGTRSLTTLLGAFTLTVPTGLSMLLIHAPHGSAPLAGPVTGDGLSLAADLTLRFLALMSTLLAAMALIRVPDLVKAVQASPLGHRTAYILGASIQLLPQGRAVVAAVRDAQRLRGRRIGARVITRLAVPTITQLLSTGTRRGLALETAGLDLPGRRTVLRPVPHTATDKVITLLAPLTVAVIAWI; from the coding sequence ATGCGTCTTAACCCGCTGACCTGGCTGGTCCTCGCCCTGTCGACGATGGCCGCCGTCCTCCTCGTCGATGACCCTCGCTTCTCGACGCTCGTCGCCGCCCTCGCCCTCACCCTCGCGACCGCAGGCACCCGCTCCCTGACCACCCTCCTCGGCGCGTTCACCCTGACCGTCCCGACCGGCCTGTCGATGCTGCTCATCCACGCGCCCCACGGGTCGGCGCCGCTCGCGGGTCCGGTCACCGGTGACGGACTATCGCTGGCCGCCGACCTCACCCTGCGCTTCCTCGCATTGATGTCGACCCTGCTGGCGGCGATGGCGCTCATCCGCGTCCCCGACCTGGTCAAGGCCGTGCAGGCCAGCCCGCTGGGGCATCGCACCGCCTATATCCTCGGCGCGAGCATCCAGCTGCTGCCCCAGGGCCGGGCCGTGGTGGCCGCCGTCCGCGACGCCCAGCGGCTGCGCGGGCGCAGAATCGGTGCGCGTGTCATCACCCGCCTGGCGGTCCCGACGATCACCCAGCTGCTGAGCACCGGCACCCGCCGCGGTCTGGCGCTGGAGACCGCCGGCCTGGATCTGCCCGGCCGGCGCACCGTGCTGCGCCCCGTCCCGCACACCGCGACCGACAAGGTAATTACCCTTCTCGCCCCGCTGACCGTGGCGGTGATCGCATGGATCTGA
- a CDS encoding ATP-binding cassette domain-containing protein: MDLSLLELTPGSVIQIVGASGSGLSTLAATLHERHGAAVVLQDATAHLSYLRDTVIEEVAFGLEQRGMPVPEMESRVRAVLRDLDLGHLAERDPTELSGGQTRRLAIATVLVLQPDLLVLDDSFAGLDADSADALARVCNGYPGAVVVLGHQSRPEVEGRVLGLADGALTRTYQEPMPPPVLPAVPSVGGPPVDLGKVTAFRGGSKRRWWRLGGEVAPTFTIGPVHVVAYPGEIVWLRGANGSGKTTLLRALAGLDGAPAPKVPTSLMLQRVEDQVAETTVGELIGDRDRVDGLGLDPEEHPLDLPTAQLRLAQAASVLAQDRDVVLMDEPDVGLDDFAVQKFWLMVREALAEGKAVIMTCHDGEFLEVASEWVRMREMWV, encoded by the coding sequence ATGGATCTGAGCCTGCTGGAGCTCACCCCGGGCAGCGTCATCCAGATCGTCGGCGCCTCCGGATCCGGCTTGTCGACGCTCGCCGCCACCCTCCACGAGCGGCACGGCGCCGCCGTGGTCCTGCAGGACGCCACCGCCCACCTCAGCTACCTCCGCGACACGGTCATCGAGGAGGTCGCCTTCGGCCTCGAGCAGCGGGGCATGCCGGTCCCGGAGATGGAGTCCCGCGTCCGGGCAGTCCTGCGTGACCTCGACCTGGGGCACCTCGCCGAGCGCGACCCGACCGAGCTCTCCGGCGGGCAGACCCGGCGCCTGGCGATCGCCACCGTCCTGGTCCTGCAGCCGGACCTGCTGGTCCTCGACGACTCCTTCGCCGGGCTCGACGCCGATTCCGCCGACGCGCTGGCGCGGGTGTGCAACGGGTACCCGGGGGCGGTCGTCGTCCTGGGTCACCAGAGCCGCCCCGAGGTGGAGGGCCGGGTGCTCGGGCTTGCCGACGGCGCGTTGACCCGTACCTACCAGGAACCGATGCCGCCACCGGTGCTCCCGGCGGTTCCCTCAGTTGGCGGTCCTCCCGTTGACCTGGGCAAAGTGACCGCCTTCCGCGGGGGCTCGAAACGACGCTGGTGGCGGCTGGGTGGGGAAGTGGCCCCGACCTTCACGATCGGTCCTGTGCACGTCGTGGCCTACCCGGGCGAGATCGTATGGCTGCGCGGGGCGAACGGCTCCGGCAAGACGACGCTGCTGCGGGCGCTGGCCGGCCTCGACGGGGCGCCCGCTCCGAAGGTTCCGACGTCACTGATGCTGCAGCGTGTGGAAGACCAGGTGGCGGAGACGACGGTGGGGGAGCTCATCGGCGATAGAGACCGGGTCGATGGACTGGGCCTGGATCCGGAGGAGCACCCGCTCGATCTGCCCACTGCCCAGCTGCGACTGGCGCAGGCGGCGTCCGTGCTGGCCCAGGACCGAGATGTGGTCCTGATGGATGAGCCCGATGTCGGGTTGGATGACTTCGCGGTGCAGAAATTTTGGCTGATGGTGCGGGAAGCGCTGGCCGAGGGCAAAGCAGTCATCATGACATGTCACGATGGGGAGTTCCTTGAGGTTGCTTCCGAATGGGTGCGGATGCGGGAGATGTGGGTTTAG
- a CDS encoding DUF3427 domain-containing protein produces the protein MSIFRDQLATDLEFGHIDSSIHATQQFNPGLLTNSSTSKMLDAMITELQFSEEFVFSVAFITTSGLAALKEAFVSYSGKGTIVTSRYLDFNEPDMFRELFVMSKRHNFKILVHDNDNLGFHAKGYLFRKGKQFTAFVGSSNLTVNALNVNEEWNLRFSATEEGDVTAQIKAAIDRQLSRSLPLTEKWIASYEATRKKRMILVEDDQPIEKVDCSIKITPNRMQSDALAELDLLYEQGARRGVIISATGTGKTILAALAARAYGAKRVLFVVHREQILRKAAEEFKKVFQFTEDQVGFYTGNARNTTAPFIFATIQSISTSVGLQDFPRDAFDYIIIDEVHHTGAKSYQRLIDAFSPGFLLGVTATPERTDGFNVFELFDWNVPYEIRLQQALADKMLVPFHYYGISDYTVDGGIAIGEDSSLDVKVSENRVDYIVDKLSEYGHATGARGLIFCSSKIEAHQLSAALNVRELNGELLRTIALTGDDSQDTRNHAVEQLTQGTIDYILTVDIFNEGIDVPAINQIVMLRQTQSSIIFTQQLGRGLRKFKGKDHIRVIDFIGNYENNYLIPIALYGNFSANKDSIRRDLLDKKERPALPPTSTVSFDRISQRRILDSLEKVRLAGKREFRNAIQVLVDRLNHVPSLHDVLRFESIDPVLLASKYGNYWSLLFDLKFVSRKPLNQEAAYLTFISSEILNGMRPHELLLLRHLTQHGPITLEGFKALLGEYGAKNDTATVDSSLRVLTGDFYTRPLKAWGKLPVITLTADEIHLHEEFAGLFDAYDDAEETFSGQSFRQHVNDLLSTGLALNKRFHNRSGEFVIENRYTRKDVSRLLNWPTNQEATMYGYKVDRESGTAPVFVVYNKRGDVESQLNYADRFNSRGELRWYSRHGRTLASRELAPILRNELTVMLFVKKSDSEGQDFYYLGEVQAKNPNQEYLFNDQNQHLPVVSMDLVLEHPVDLELYDYLHLDMPDETSKERSR, from the coding sequence ATGAGTATCTTTCGTGATCAACTGGCTACCGATCTAGAGTTCGGCCACATCGATTCGTCTATCCATGCCACTCAACAGTTCAATCCTGGACTGCTCACCAACTCCAGCACCTCCAAGATGCTGGACGCTATGATCACTGAGCTCCAATTCAGTGAAGAATTCGTCTTCTCGGTTGCCTTTATTACTACTTCTGGATTGGCTGCGCTCAAGGAAGCCTTTGTGTCCTATAGCGGCAAAGGGACGATAGTTACCTCCCGATACCTGGACTTCAATGAACCGGACATGTTCCGAGAATTGTTCGTAATGAGCAAAAGGCATAACTTCAAGATCTTGGTTCACGACAACGATAACCTCGGCTTCCACGCAAAGGGCTACTTGTTTCGAAAGGGAAAGCAGTTCACGGCCTTCGTTGGCAGCTCAAACTTGACGGTCAATGCCTTGAACGTCAACGAAGAATGGAACCTTCGCTTTTCCGCGACTGAAGAAGGCGACGTTACCGCTCAGATCAAGGCAGCAATTGACCGGCAGCTTAGCCGTTCGCTCCCGTTGACTGAGAAGTGGATCGCTTCGTACGAAGCCACTCGCAAGAAGCGCATGATCCTGGTCGAGGATGACCAGCCGATTGAAAAAGTAGACTGCAGCATCAAGATCACGCCCAACCGTATGCAATCAGATGCACTTGCTGAACTCGATCTGCTATACGAGCAGGGCGCAAGGCGCGGCGTTATTATCTCAGCGACTGGCACAGGAAAGACCATTTTGGCGGCTCTCGCTGCTCGCGCTTATGGCGCAAAGCGAGTGTTATTCGTTGTTCACCGCGAACAGATCTTGCGAAAAGCGGCGGAAGAGTTCAAAAAGGTCTTTCAATTTACCGAGGACCAAGTTGGCTTCTATACCGGCAATGCTCGAAATACCACCGCACCGTTTATATTTGCGACGATTCAATCAATCTCAACGTCAGTCGGTCTTCAAGATTTTCCCCGCGACGCGTTCGACTACATCATCATCGATGAGGTGCACCATACCGGCGCCAAGTCCTACCAACGACTCATAGACGCCTTTTCTCCCGGTTTCCTTTTAGGCGTTACCGCTACGCCAGAAAGAACTGACGGGTTTAATGTTTTCGAACTTTTCGATTGGAACGTCCCCTACGAAATTCGCCTACAGCAGGCGCTCGCGGACAAGATGTTGGTCCCATTTCACTACTACGGGATTTCCGACTACACAGTTGACGGCGGAATCGCCATCGGCGAAGACTCATCTCTGGACGTCAAAGTATCGGAGAACCGGGTCGACTACATCGTGGATAAACTCTCCGAATACGGGCATGCGACAGGGGCCAGAGGTTTAATCTTCTGCAGTTCGAAGATCGAAGCTCATCAACTTTCTGCAGCACTGAACGTGCGAGAACTGAATGGAGAACTTCTCCGAACGATTGCGCTCACCGGAGATGACTCCCAAGATACGCGCAACCATGCTGTAGAACAGCTAACTCAAGGGACGATCGACTACATCTTGACAGTCGATATCTTCAACGAAGGCATTGATGTCCCTGCAATAAACCAAATTGTCATGCTGCGACAAACTCAGTCCAGCATCATTTTCACGCAGCAGCTTGGCCGAGGACTGCGCAAATTCAAGGGTAAAGACCACATTCGAGTGATCGACTTCATCGGCAACTACGAAAACAACTACCTCATTCCGATCGCCCTCTATGGAAATTTTTCTGCGAATAAGGATTCAATCAGGCGTGACTTGCTAGATAAGAAGGAGCGCCCTGCCCTCCCCCCGACCTCCACGGTGAGCTTCGACCGCATCTCCCAGCGGAGAATCCTCGATTCACTGGAAAAGGTCCGTCTCGCGGGTAAGCGAGAGTTTCGAAATGCGATTCAAGTTCTCGTAGACCGGCTCAACCATGTGCCATCGCTTCACGACGTTCTTCGCTTCGAAAGTATTGATCCTGTTCTCCTTGCCAGCAAGTATGGCAACTACTGGAGCTTGCTCTTTGACCTGAAGTTCGTAAGCAGAAAACCTCTCAATCAAGAAGCTGCGTACTTGACGTTCATTTCCAGCGAGATTTTGAATGGGATGCGCCCTCATGAACTACTACTGCTTCGGCATCTCACTCAACACGGGCCAATCACACTAGAAGGTTTCAAGGCGCTCTTGGGTGAGTATGGCGCTAAGAACGACACCGCAACCGTCGATTCCTCGTTGCGGGTACTCACCGGAGACTTTTATACAAGGCCCTTGAAGGCGTGGGGAAAACTACCTGTCATCACGCTCACCGCAGACGAGATCCACTTACATGAGGAATTCGCTGGGCTCTTTGATGCTTACGACGATGCAGAAGAGACATTCTCCGGACAGTCGTTCCGGCAGCACGTTAACGACCTCCTTTCGACGGGGCTCGCTCTCAATAAACGTTTCCACAATCGGTCCGGAGAATTTGTAATTGAGAACCGGTATACCAGGAAAGATGTCAGCCGATTGCTCAACTGGCCGACCAACCAGGAGGCAACCATGTACGGCTACAAGGTAGATCGTGAGAGCGGAACGGCCCCTGTTTTCGTGGTGTACAACAAGCGCGGAGATGTGGAATCTCAATTGAACTATGCCGATCGGTTTAATAGCCGAGGTGAGTTGCGCTGGTATTCGCGTCACGGTCGGACGTTGGCGAGCCGCGAACTGGCTCCGATCCTTCGCAACGAACTCACCGTTATGTTGTTCGTGAAGAAGAGCGATTCCGAAGGGCAGGATTTTTACTATCTGGGGGAAGTGCAAGCGAAGAATCCCAACCAGGAGTACCTATTCAACGACCAAAATCAACACCTGCCCGTCGTCAGCATGGACCTTGTACTCGAGCATCCAGTTGACCTTGAGCTGTATGATTATCTTCACTTGGACATGCCCGACGAAACCTCCAAGGAACGCTCACGGTAA
- a CDS encoding (deoxy)nucleoside triphosphate pyrophosphohydrolase, with amino-acid sequence MSKSKVIDVVAAVIVKEGKVFATQRGPGMLLPGKWEFPGGKVEDGEQGEIALRREIQEELQCRIDVGDKVTTTEYLYDFGTIRLTSFWAKLIDEWPVLTEHQESRWLSSAGLHSVEWAPADLPAVDIVAERLNR; translated from the coding sequence GTGAGCAAATCCAAAGTCATCGATGTCGTCGCTGCTGTCATAGTTAAAGAGGGCAAGGTTTTCGCGACTCAGCGGGGGCCCGGCATGCTCCTACCCGGGAAGTGGGAGTTCCCAGGCGGCAAGGTCGAAGACGGCGAACAAGGCGAAATTGCTTTGCGTCGCGAGATCCAGGAAGAACTGCAGTGCCGAATCGACGTCGGTGACAAAGTCACTACTACTGAGTACCTGTACGATTTTGGGACTATTCGTCTGACATCATTCTGGGCGAAGCTGATTGACGAGTGGCCAGTCCTTACTGAGCACCAAGAATCACGCTGGCTCAGCTCAGCAGGCTTGCATTCAGTTGAATGGGCTCCCGCTGACCTACCGGCCGTTGACATCGTGGCGGAACGGCTTAATCGATGA
- a CDS encoding sulfurtransferase, translating to MTTTTFEQPLLVDPTWLHANLHNDNLVLIDASNEVGATDDNDAPVNKGIGYYEHEHIPGAVHADLLRGLAERKALYRHNILTSEKFEQAIGRLGVSNDSHVVIYDQGPNHWATRLWWNLRLEGFDRISILNGGLPAWKDAGYETASGIERNEPATFTAKRRPELLATKEQVLGYLDDDSVVLINALDEDTFAGRNADYGRPGHIPGSVNLPAPELYDESGKFADAPSAQRYENIGAMDPDKNPVTYCGAGVFAAMTAFDMARNGRTDVAVYDGSLSEWAADDSLPLETGE from the coding sequence ATGACCACCACCACTTTCGAACAGCCCCTCCTCGTCGACCCGACCTGGCTCCACGCCAACCTCCACAACGACAACCTCGTTCTCATCGACGCCTCCAATGAGGTAGGCGCCACCGACGACAACGACGCCCCGGTGAACAAGGGCATCGGCTACTACGAACACGAGCACATCCCGGGCGCGGTCCACGCCGACCTGCTGCGTGGGCTCGCCGAGCGCAAGGCCCTGTATCGCCACAACATTTTGACCTCCGAGAAGTTCGAGCAGGCGATCGGAAGGCTCGGGGTATCCAACGACTCCCACGTCGTCATTTACGACCAGGGCCCGAACCACTGGGCGACCAGACTGTGGTGGAACCTGCGGCTCGAGGGCTTCGACCGGATCTCCATCCTCAACGGCGGCCTGCCGGCCTGGAAGGACGCCGGATACGAGACGGCCTCCGGGATCGAGCGCAACGAGCCGGCGACATTCACGGCGAAGCGCCGCCCGGAGTTGCTCGCCACCAAGGAGCAGGTGCTCGGTTACCTCGACGACGACTCGGTCGTCCTCATCAACGCCCTCGACGAGGACACCTTCGCGGGCAGGAACGCGGACTACGGTCGCCCGGGCCACATCCCGGGTTCGGTCAACCTGCCGGCGCCGGAGCTTTACGACGAGTCCGGGAAGTTCGCCGACGCCCCTTCGGCGCAGCGCTACGAGAACATCGGCGCAATGGACCCCGACAAGAACCCGGTCACCTACTGCGGGGCCGGCGTGTTCGCGGCGATGACCGCCTTTGACATGGCCCGCAATGGCAGGACCGACGTCGCTGTCTACGACGGTTCGCTCAGCGAGTGGGCCGCGGACGATTCCCTCCCGCTCGAGACAGGGGAGTAA
- a CDS encoding VOC family protein, with protein MTDFNTRGVDHIGFAVPDLDQAHEFLTEVLGCVLGYSLPGGPGDDEWNRRQMHLPPGISMTGVKIYRCGNGANLEVLGFEGEDIRTEGPRNSDAGGHHVALYVDDLDEAVMKLRERGVEILGESMTNSGPAEGQRWIYFRAPWGTYFELVSYPQGKAYEAETDMRLWDPRDPAK; from the coding sequence ATGACTGACTTCAACACACGCGGCGTCGACCACATCGGCTTCGCCGTGCCTGACCTGGACCAGGCCCACGAGTTCCTCACGGAGGTGCTCGGCTGCGTCCTCGGCTACTCGCTGCCGGGCGGCCCGGGCGATGACGAGTGGAACCGCCGGCAGATGCACCTGCCGCCGGGAATCTCCATGACGGGGGTGAAAATCTACCGCTGTGGGAACGGCGCCAACCTCGAGGTGCTCGGCTTCGAGGGTGAGGACATCCGGACGGAAGGGCCGCGCAACAGTGACGCCGGCGGTCACCACGTCGCCCTCTACGTCGACGACCTCGATGAGGCGGTCATGAAACTGCGAGAGCGCGGGGTCGAGATCCTGGGCGAGTCCATGACCAACAGCGGCCCGGCGGAGGGGCAGCGGTGGATCTACTTCCGCGCGCCCTGGGGCACCTACTTCGAGCTCGTGTCCTACCCGCAGGGAAAGGCCTACGAGGCGGAGACGGACATGCGCCTGTGGGATCCGCGGGACCCGGCGAAGTAG
- a CDS encoding VOC family protein: MQPSPLNILRGVDHFAVTVPDIEEAHEFLVGLLGAQLEYTMTGGEGEENWDARQRSLPPGVDIKEVRMYLLGQGPKIQVFEFKGGERRQEMPKNCDVGGIHIALYVNDIEGAVEHLKHNGVEVIGEPLSGTGPIEGQRWVYFMSPWGQMFELVSFPDGRAFEYGKAYTHGRR; this comes from the coding sequence ATGCAGCCGTCGCCGCTGAACATCCTGCGCGGAGTGGACCACTTCGCCGTCACCGTCCCCGACATTGAGGAGGCGCATGAGTTCCTCGTCGGTCTGCTGGGGGCGCAGCTGGAGTACACCATGACCGGCGGGGAGGGCGAGGAGAACTGGGACGCCCGCCAACGGAGCCTGCCGCCGGGCGTGGACATCAAGGAGGTGCGGATGTACCTGCTGGGGCAGGGGCCGAAGATCCAGGTCTTCGAGTTCAAGGGCGGCGAGCGCCGGCAGGAGATGCCGAAGAACTGCGACGTCGGGGGGATTCACATCGCGCTCTACGTCAACGACATCGAGGGGGCGGTGGAGCACCTCAAGCACAACGGCGTGGAGGTGATCGGCGAGCCGCTGTCGGGCACGGGGCCGATCGAGGGTCAGCGCTGGGTGTACTTCATGAGCCCGTGGGGCCAGATGTTCGAGCTGGTGAGCTTCCCGGACGGCCGGGCCTTCGAGTACGGCAAGGCCTACACCCACGGCCGACGCTAA